The Phycisphaerales bacterium sequence CGTACCACGCGGTCGACTCGTCGCAGGTGGCCTTCGAGCAGGCGGCCCGCCTGGCGGTGATGGAAGCGACGGAGAAGTGCGGCCCGGCGCTGCTGGAGCCGATCATGAAGGTGGTGGTGACGGTGCCGAACGATTACCTGGGCAACGTCACGGCCGACATGAACAGCCGTCGCGGCATGATCATTGACACCGAGGACCGCGGCGTGGTCAAGCTGGTCACGTGCGAGGTGCCGCTGAGCGAGATGTTCGGGTACACGACGTCGCTGCGCGGCATGTCGCAGGGTCGTGCGAGCTCGACGATGGAGTTCCTCGAGTACCGCCAGATGCCCAAGAACATGATGGACGCGGTGCTGGCGGAGGCGGCGGGCGAGAAGGCGAAGAAGTAATCCTTCGGGCCTGACCGGCTGCTGAGGCCGCGAGTTTGAGAGCAGTTTCGACGGCCCGGGCCTTGTGCCCGGGCCGTTTTCTATTGGAGCTCGACAACGAGGGTGTCGCCGTGGTCGATCGCGAGGCTGACGCTCGGGCCGGAGCGGCGCGGGGCGGGGAGCTGGCGGCCCTCGGCGTCGTAGACGCGGACGGCGCGGAGGCGGTCGCGGGAGAGGGTGATGGTCTCGGCAGGGGGCTGGGCGGAAGCGGGGCTGAGGTCGCCATGATGGCGGGTGGGGACCCAGAGCACGGCGAAGGCGGAGCCGTCGGGTCGCTCGAAGCAGCGGGCCTGGGCGGTGCTGTGGCTTGCAGTGGTGATGCTGATCGTGCCGGGGTCGGGGCGGAAGGGCTGAGTGGAGAAGAGGGCGCGGGCGAACTGGAAGGCGTCGAGCGCGGGCTTGGCGCGACCGTCGATGGTGAAGAGGCCCAGGTGGCGGTTGTTGTTGTCGCCGATGACCTCTTCGGAGCGGGGCAGGTCGCGGAGCTCGTACCAGGCGAGGAGGCGGACCTCGGGGCGGGCCGCGGCCATGGCGACGGTCTTGAGGAGGTTGTCGGCGTGGTGCTCGAGCGTGTGTTCGAAGGGGTGGCGGGCGCGGTAATGGTCGGAGACGCGCGGGCCCTCGCGGAGGGTGCTGTAGCCGACCTCGGCGAGCCAGAGGGGCTCGGCCTCGGCGTGCGCGGCCGTGATGTCGGCGGCGCGGGCGAGGTAGGTGGAGAGGGTTTCGGCGGGGTCGGCGGTCCAGGTTTCGAAGTATGCGTGGAGGTTGACGATGTCGACGGTCTGAGCGACGCCGGGCTGCTGGAGCGTCTTCTCGATGTAGCCGACGTCCCAGGCGATGCCGCCGAGGACAACGCGGGAGGTGGGGTCGGCGTCGCGGATGGCGCGGGCGGCGGTGGTGATGAGGTCGGCGTATTGCGCGGGGGAGCCGGTCCAGTAGGCGGGGTTGTCGGGCTCGTTCCAGAGCTCCCAGGTGTCGATGGATCGGGCGTAGCGGGACGCGGCGGCGCGGGCGAAGGCGGCAAAGTCGGCGGGATCGCGCGGCGGCCGGGTGTATGCGGGAGCATTGCCAGAGGCCGCGGCCCAGTCGGGGGTGTAGCAGAGATAGGGGTGGAGCTCGATGGCGCGCTGGTCGGCCATGCGGACGAAGGCGTCCCAGAACGCCCAGTCGTACTCGCCCTGGCGCGGCTCGATGCCGTCCCAGCCGAGGGAGATGCGGAGGTTGGTGACGCCCAGGGACGCGAGGAGGTCGAGGTCTTCGCGTGCCTGATCGAGAGTGCGGGTCTCTTCGGGGTAGTCCTCGCAGAGTCCGATCGGGAGGGTGCGGAAGGGGCCGGCGTTGAGGGCGGTGGATGTGTTTGTCGTGGCGGGTGCGCGGCCCTCGATGACCGCGATGGGGTCGGTGTGGCAGCCGCCGAGCGCGAGCGCGGCGGCGAGGAGCGGGAGCAGGAGGCGCGGGGTGTGCATGGTCAGGCGGCCTTGCGTGCGGGTGCGGGCGTGCGATCGTCGCAGGCGGTGATGGTGAAGGGGGGCTTCTTGCCCTTGCGGCGGATCCAGTTGAGGAAGCCCAGGACCTTCTTGCGGCAGACGAGCCAGTTGATGAGGCGCTGCTTGCCGGGGACGTCGGCGAGGAGGAGGCCGAAGACAAGGACCAGCAGGCCCTGGCCGGGGAGCAGGAGCATGGCGAGGCCGGCGAGGATGATGAGGCCGGCGACGACGTTCTTGATGATCTTGTAGGTGATCCGGCCGGCGCGGTTGCTGTTGTTGGAGTCGAAGAGGCGGGCGAGCGGGCCGCGGCGCTTCTCGTCGGAGTTGAAGTAGTCGGCGGGTAGCTTGATGATGATCCAGGGGACGATGAACACCGACGCGACGGCGAGGATGACCGAGCCGATCGTGGTCCAGTACAGGAACGTCTTGTTGACCGGGAGCCAGTCGAGCATGATCCATCGTCCATCACGGTGTGGAAGAGACGGATGAGAGCGGGGTGATGTGGTGGGGGAAGCCGGGTCTACCATCGGCGCATGGCGCGAGTGAGCCCGCTTTCAAGTGTGCAGCAGCAGGCCGGGGCGGTCTTTCTGCCCTATGGGGGCGGTGAGTCGGCGCAGCCGGTGCAGGTGGTGGGGACGTTCGGCGAGTTGGAGCTGGAGTACGCGGCCATCCGCAAGCACGCGGCGGTGTTCGATTGGCCCCACCGCGGCGTGCTGGAGGTGACCGGGGCGGACCGTGTGGACTTCCTGAACCGGATGTTGACGCAGGAGCTGAAGGGAATCGGCGAGGCGTCGGTGCGGCGGAGCTTCTGGCTCAACCGCAAGGGGCGGGTGGACGCGGATATCCGCGTGGTGAGCGTGCCGGGGCGGGTGCTGCTGGAAATGGATGTGCACGTTGCGGGGGCGGCGGCGCAGTCGCTGGGGGCGTTCGTGATCACGGAGGATGTGACGATCGCGGACGTGACGGAGCGGGTGCACCGGCTCGCGGTGCACGGGCCGCGTGGGGGCGAGTTGATGGAGGCGGCGTGCGGGGGTGCGCTGCCGGGGGTTGATGGGGCGGCGGTCGTGACGATCGCGGGCGCGGAGTGCGTAGCGTGGCGGGAGGATTCGGCGGGGGAGAGTGGGTACGAGATTGCGGCGCCGGTTGAGAGCGCAGCGGCGGTGTACCAGCGGCTGATCGAGCTTGGGCATGACGCGCAGCACGGGGCGGCGGCGCTGCGCGGCGGGAGCACCGGCGCGCTGAGTGAGCGCGTGCGGCTGCGGCCGGCGGGGTGGCACGCGTACAACATCGCGCGGATCGAGGCGGGCACGGCGTGGTTCAACATCGACTTCGGGCCCAGTTCGCTGCCCGTCGAGACGGGCGTCATCGACGACCGCGTGAGTTTCAAGAAAGGCTGCTACCTGGGGCAGGAGGTGGTGGCGCGGATGCACGCGCGGGGGGCTGGGAAGCAGACGCTGGTGGGCGTGCGGTTTAATCTGATGCAGACGCCGGATGACTTTCCCTTCCAGCCTGTGGAGGGGGCGCTGCTGTACCCGGTGGTGGATGGAGTGCGTGGGGAGGAGGCCGTGGGGGCGGTCACGAGTTCGACGATCAGCCCCATGCTCGGGTCGGCGTGCGTGTGCCTGGCGCAGGTGCGGAGTGGGTTCTGGTCCGCGGGTACACTCCTGGCGACCGATGTAGATGGGCGTGAGCTTCGAGGCGCGGTCCAGCCCTCGCTCCGGTTGGTCGAGAGGGCCCGGTCCTGAGCGTTGGGGGCATCGATGGGAGCCTGGGGACATCACGCGTTTGAGAACGACGTGGCCTGTGACTGGGCGGCCGCGTTTGTTGAGCTGCCGGACAAGCGCCGGTGGCTCTCGCGCAAGCAGGACAAAATGACAAGGCTCCGCGCTACCCTCGCCAGCGCCGCGAGCAACGGCGAGTTATCGAGCGCGGCCGCGCTCGAGCGGGGCGCCGAGCTCGAGGAGGTACTGGGCGCATCGGAGGTGGTGGCGGCGCTGGCCGGAGCACCTGGGTACCAGCTTGCGGCGCCCGACGCCTATACCGAGGATCTAGTCCGGTGGATCAGGACCGCCAAGGTACTCTTGCCCCCCGGATTGCTGGAGAGTGCGCGCGACGCGGTTCGGCTGGTGCTCGACGGGTCGTCTCTTGCAGAACTCTGGGGCGATGACGAGGACGGCGCTGAGTGGCGGAAGGTGACCGAGAACCTTCTCCAGAGGCTGGAATCGAAGGCGGGTAGGTAGCATTTCCTAAGGGTGCAAGCACCTACGATTGCGGCCCATGCCGCGGAATGTGTACATCGAGACGTTTGGCTGCCAGATGAACGAGCTGGATTCGGAGCTGGTCTCCGGGCAGCTGCGGGCGTTGGGGTACCGGTTTGTTCCGGAGGCGGACGCGGCCGACGTCGTGCTGTACAACACGTGCTCGGTGCGGGAGCACGCGGAGCAGAAGGTGTGGTCGCGGCTGGGGGAGCTGGCGGTCCGCAAGCGTGAGGAGCCGGCGCTGGTCGTGGGCGTGCTGGGGTGCCTGGCGGAGCGCGACGGCGAGGCGCTGGTGAAGCGGATGCCGGTGGTCGACATCCTGTGCGGGCCGGGGGAGCTGGACAAGCTGCCGGGGCTGCTGGACAACGCGGTGCGGACGCGTGAGTCTTTGATGTCGGATGTCGGATGTCGGACGTCGGATGTGGGAGAAGAGAAGACCGGGCGCGAGCCGCTGGTTTCGGCGCGGCAGGTGGCGCTTCAGGGAAGTGCATCGAGGCGCTCGGCGACATTGGCCGCGGCGGGGGATTCGCTGGAACTGCTGGACCTGTCGCGGTCGATCTCGGCGGTGGATGAGCATGACGCGGCGAAGCGGTCCGCCTATGTGCGGATCACGCGCGGGTGCAACAAGTTCTGCACGTACTGCGTGGTGCCGTTCACGCGCGGTGCGGAGGTGCACCGGCCGCCGCAGCACATCATCGATGAGTGCAAGCGGCTGGCGGACGCGGGTGTGATCGAGGTCACGCTGCTGGGGCAGACGGTGAACCACTACCGGTTCGAGCACGGGGCGGCGGTGACGGTGAACGGGCTGACCCAGCCGCAGAAGGGGCGGACGTACGCGGGCGGGCACTCGCGCGATCCGTTCGCGGGGGCGAACACGACGACCTTCGCCGACCTCCTCGCGCGCATTCACGACGAGGTGCCGGCGATCCGGCGGCTGCGGTTCGTGACGAGCTACCCGCGCGACTTCGGCAACGACGTGCTGGAGGTGATGCGCGACCACCCGCGGATCTGCCGCTACCTCCACGTGCCGGGGCAGAGCGGGAGCGACCGCATCCTCAAGCTGATGAACCGCGGGTACACGGTTTCGGAGTACGTCGAGTTCCTGGACCGGGCGCGGAGCTATTTGCACCAGCCGGAGATCAACCGCCCGCTGATGATCAGCGGCGACTTCATCATCGGGTTCCCCACGGAGACCGATGAGGACTTCGAGGGCACGGTCGCGCTGGTGAAGCGGGCGCGGTACAAGAACTCGTTCATCTTCAAGTACTCGGCGCGCCCGGGGACGGTGGCGATCGACAAGTACCCCGACGACGTGCCCGAGAGCGTTAAGCGCGAGCGGAACGGGCGGCTGCTGGCGCTGCAGGGGGCCATCAGCGAGGAGATCAGCCGCGAGCAGGTCGGGGAGACGCTCGAAGTGTTTGTCGAGGGGCTGTCGCCGCGCGAAAGGAAGAAGCGGGCGCGGGCTCAGGCCCCCCACCACTCTCATGGCACTGTGTCGCTGACCATTCGTGGGCTGTCTGCGGATGAGGGTGATGACTCGTGCTGCTCGGTTTCTCCTGCTGAAGAGGTGGTGGAGGCGGGGGCGCCGCAGCTGCGGGGGCGGACGGATGGGGACCTGATCGTGCTGTTCGATGTGCCGCAGGGGCGCGCGGCGGAGTCGCTGGTTGGTGAGATGGTGCGCGTGAAGATCACGGGGGCGAGCGGGTTGTCGTGCTTTGGGGATGTGGTGGGCTGACTGGGTACCCCGCCGCTCCGCGGCGGTTGTTTGATCCAGGAAATTGGTGCGCACCCAGGTCGTCGCGACCATCAGTCGCGCGAAGACCGCAGCGGAGCGGCGGGGTACCCAAAGGCCCAACGCAGCTAGCGCAGGAGGCCGCCTTTTCGCAGCGAGCCGAGGATCAGTTGATCAACTGGTGTGTCGGTTGGGACCAGGAAGTAGGCGATGCCGCGGGAGAGGCAGTCGTTGCGGAGGGCCTGGTTGTGCTTCTGGAGGGCCTGCTTGTAGCGGGCGACGGAGGCGGGGGTGACGGTGACCTCGGCGGCGCCGCCGGTCTCGATGTCGGTGAGGCGGAGGTCGCCGACGAGACCGCGGTCCTGATCCTTGGCGGGGTCGATCTCGGCTGGGGCGAGAACCTGGAGGGCGTAGGTGTCGAACGCGCCATCCATGGTCGCCGCCCCGAGGTATTGCAGGCCGGCGCTGCTGCTTCCCGGGTGCAGGAAGTCGGAGATGACAATCATGACGCCGCGGCCGGCACGCCCGAGCGCGGCGGTACGCATGGCCTC is a genomic window containing:
- a CDS encoding cellulase family glycosylhydrolase, encoding MHTPRLLLPLLAAALALGGCHTDPIAVIEGRAPATTNTSTALNAGPFRTLPIGLCEDYPEETRTLDQAREDLDLLASLGVTNLRISLGWDGIEPRQGEYDWAFWDAFVRMADQRAIELHPYLCYTPDWAAASGNAPAYTRPPRDPADFAAFARAAASRYARSIDTWELWNEPDNPAYWTGSPAQYADLITTAARAIRDADPTSRVVLGGIAWDVGYIEKTLQQPGVAQTVDIVNLHAYFETWTADPAETLSTYLARAADITAAHAEAEPLWLAEVGYSTLREGPRVSDHYRARHPFEHTLEHHADNLLKTVAMAAARPEVRLLAWYELRDLPRSEEVIGDNNNRHLGLFTIDGRAKPALDAFQFARALFSTQPFRPDPGTISITTASHSTAQARCFERPDGSAFAVLWVPTRHHGDLSPASAQPPAETITLSRDRLRAVRVYDAEGRQLPAPRRSGPSVSLAIDHGDTLVVELQ
- a CDS encoding DUF4259 domain-containing protein, giving the protein MGAWGHHAFENDVACDWAAAFVELPDKRRWLSRKQDKMTRLRATLASAASNGELSSAAALERGAELEEVLGASEVVAALAGAPGYQLAAPDAYTEDLVRWIRTAKVLLPPGLLESARDAVRLVLDGSSLAELWGDDEDGAEWRKVTENLLQRLESKAGR
- a CDS encoding MiaB/RimO family radical SAM methylthiotransferase encodes the protein MPRNVYIETFGCQMNELDSELVSGQLRALGYRFVPEADAADVVLYNTCSVREHAEQKVWSRLGELAVRKREEPALVVGVLGCLAERDGEALVKRMPVVDILCGPGELDKLPGLLDNAVRTRESLMSDVGCRTSDVGEEKTGREPLVSARQVALQGSASRRSATLAAAGDSLELLDLSRSISAVDEHDAAKRSAYVRITRGCNKFCTYCVVPFTRGAEVHRPPQHIIDECKRLADAGVIEVTLLGQTVNHYRFEHGAAVTVNGLTQPQKGRTYAGGHSRDPFAGANTTTFADLLARIHDEVPAIRRLRFVTSYPRDFGNDVLEVMRDHPRICRYLHVPGQSGSDRILKLMNRGYTVSEYVEFLDRARSYLHQPEINRPLMISGDFIIGFPTETDEDFEGTVALVKRARYKNSFIFKYSARPGTVAIDKYPDDVPESVKRERNGRLLALQGAISEEISREQVGETLEVFVEGLSPRERKKRARAQAPHHSHGTVSLTIRGLSADEGDDSCCSVSPAEEVVEAGAPQLRGRTDGDLIVLFDVPQGRAAESLVGEMVRVKITGASGLSCFGDVVG